Proteins co-encoded in one Myripristis murdjan chromosome 4, fMyrMur1.1, whole genome shotgun sequence genomic window:
- the mafaa gene encoding transcription factor MafAa, translating to MATDLAMSAELPNSPLAIEYVNDFDLMKFEVKKEPPEADRYCHRLPPGSLSSTPISTPCSSVPSSPSFCAPSPGAQPNQSLPSGVNGSSNNSSGNNNQNTTGKPQLEDLYWIPSYQHHINPEALNLTPEDAVEALIGNAHHHHHHHQAYESFRGQQYVGEDLSTASAAHHHQAHHHHHHHHHGHHARLEDRFSDEQLVSMTVRELNRQLRGFSKEEVIRLKQKRRTLKNRGYAQSCRYKRVQQRHMLETEKCTLQSQVEQLKQDVARLAKERDLYKEKYEKLASRTYNAGGPANTRDPSTGNHGKQANNEFFM from the coding sequence ATGGCCACCGACCTCGCCATGAGCGCAGAGCTGCCCAACAGCCCCCTGGCCATCGAGTACGTCAACGACTTCGACCTGATGAAGTTTGAGGTGAAGAAGGAGCCCCCCGAGGCTGACCGATACTGCCACCGCCTCCCGCCGGGTTCCCTGTCCTCCACTCCGATCAGCACACCCTGCTCCTCCGTGCCTTCGTCGCCGAGCTTCTGCGCCCCGAGCCCGGGCGCCCAGCCGAACCAGAGCCTCCCCAGCGGGGTCAacggcagcagcaacaacagcagcggcAACAACAATCAGAACACCACGGGCAAGCCCCAGCTGGAGGACCTGTATTGGATCCCCAGCTACCAGCACCACATCAACCCAGAGGCGCTCAATCTGACCCCGGAGGACGCCGTGGAGGCCCTCATCGGTAACGcgcaccaccatcaccatcatcaccaggCCTATGAGAGCTTCCGCGGGCAGCAGTACGTGGGGGAGGATCTGTCCACGGCTTCAGCGGCTCACCACCACCAGgcccatcaccaccaccaccaccaccaccacggcCACCACGCCCGCCTGGAGGACCGCTTCTCGGACGAGCAGCTGGTCAGTATGACAGTGCGGGAGCTGAACCGGCAGCTGCGGGGCTTCAGCAAAGAGGAGGTCATCCGTTTGAAGCAGAAGAGGCGCACCTTGAAGAACAGGGGTTATGCGCAGTCCTGCCGCTATAAGCGTGTGCAGCAGAGGCACATGCTTGAGACCGAGAAGTGCACCCTGCAAAGTCAAGTGGAGCAGTTGAAGCAGGACGTGGCTCGGCTCGCCAAGGAGAGGGATCTTTACAAGGAAAAGTACGAGAAGCTGGCCAGCCGGACCTACAATGCTGGTGGACCCGCAAACACAAGAGATCCGTCCACTGGCAACCACGGGAAACAGGCCAACAATGAGTTCTTCATGTGA